In Setaria italica strain Yugu1 chromosome I, Setaria_italica_v2.0, whole genome shotgun sequence, the genomic window caaacgaaacgctacagtgtcgcatttatggcaaaatgtcaatttgaCACCTCCTAACTTAGAAAGTAAACAAGGACCAAGCGAGAGTGAGTGACCGTGTTTGGAACTTTGGACTACCTTGAAATTTGAGGAGATATCGATTGGATTCCACGTGGCTTCCGCAGCCCGTCAGCCGTCAGATGCAAAAACCCAAGTTCATCCCATCATAGCCATCAGCGTCCGAGCCTGTATAATAGGCTTATTGCGTAGCTTCCAAATTGGGAGTGtcaaagtttgcattttaccataaatgcgcaactgtagcattttgtttgtatttgtgaattattgtccaaacattgactaattagactcaaaagattcgtctcgtaaagtacaacaaaactgtgcaattagtttttgatttcgtctacatttagtactccatgcatataccgcaagtttgatgggatgaaaatcttctttttgcatagtgccaaagttgaaaaaaaagaactaaaCAAAGGCTAGGTGTGCGTAGCTCTCGACGTATGGGACGGCCAAACCATGGACCGGACGGCACGGCAGGTCGGCACGTTAGACCCAGACCAATcgcgcgcgcacggcgcacGTAACTGACACCACCGTTCCGTTCCCGCGTCGTCCTCGCCCTCCTCTTTCCAGCATTCGACCGCCCACCCCGCCGTAGCAGCCCAACCATCGCCGGcgttgccgtcgccgtcgccgtcacgCGGCGGTCGACTTGTCGTACCCTTGTCGCTATCCCTTCCCGTCCCTTGAAACAAAAGCcaaatcgatcgatcgatccctccctcctccacacACCTTTCGGCCGCTTTACGCAACGCCTTTTTAATCCCTTCCGCCCTCCGCTTCCCGTCCCCCCACCCCAGCCTGCACCTgccctgcgccgcgccgcgccgcgccgtgctgTCTCTGacccggcggccatggcggaggagcagcagcagaggtGGCAGGAGGGCCACCGCCTGTGCGCCAACAACTGCGGCTTCTTCGGCAGCCCCGCCACGATGGACCTCTGCTCCAAGTGCTACCGCGACCtcaaccagcagcagccggccgctgctcccgcgccgccggccttcctgccgtcctcctccaccgccgccgcttccgtgGCTGGCGTCGCGGCCGTGGCCGAGCCCAAGGCTCCAGCGGCGGTCCCCGCGGGAGGCAGGCAGGCGGGCAGGTGCGCGAGCTGCCGGAAGCGCGTGGGCCTGACGGGGTTCGCGTGCCGCTGCGGCGCCACCTTCTGCGGCGTGCACCGGTACCCGGAGCGCCACGCGTGCGCCTTCGACTTCCGCGCGGCCGGCCGCGACGCCATCGCGCGCGCCAACCCCGTCGTCAAGGGCGACAAGCTCAAGGACAAGGTCTGAGGGCCAGGAGCCTCGTTCCCTCCATTCGATCCCTCGCACTTTTCCTCCACGCGACgccggaaggaggaggaggcggaggacgacgacgacgactgccGGAACGGATCGTCGGGACTGTACGAACTACTACTCCGTGTACCCTGCGACTGGTGTACTGTAGCTTCAACTGCATGTGTAAGCCGACGGCCCGTCGGCCATCGCAAAATCCAAATCGAAAACTAAATTGGTTTCGAATAAGAGGTCCCGATCGTGAGGCCTTCTTGCGGGCAGTTGTGATTCATGAGTTTCCCGTAACACCATCTTCGTCTTGAGCGCCGAATTCGCTCGAATGATTGGAGGCAGCTGACTGAATTCCAGAGTAGATTTCAGGTTTCGCGAAAGGTAGCTGATGCGTTAGTGCTCTACTGCTCTGTTTCCGGTGCCTCTGTTTCTGCTTTGCAGAGGGGAGCCAACGCGAGGTCTCGCTTTCGCTGGTGACACCAACAGAGAAGAAGCTCCTCCAATCCGCCGGCGACAAAGGAGAGAGGTGGATGCGTGATGCTTTCGACCTCGAcccgcttcttcttccccctGCCTTTTCTTGTAGATTGCAGTACTCCACTGCTCACGTTCTCATCAACccaagaaaataaagaaaaaagccGTGTCCTGGGTGGGTCAACCAATCGATCGCCTCAGAGCTTTCGGATAAGCATGGCAGGGGTGGTGTGCGCGTCGCCGGGTCCCCGTACGTACGCAGCGCTTGAC contains:
- the LOC101776520 gene encoding zinc finger A20 and AN1 domain-containing stress-associated protein 5; the encoded protein is MAEEQQQRWQEGHRLCANNCGFFGSPATMDLCSKCYRDLNQQQPAAAPAPPAFLPSSSTAAASVAGVAAVAEPKAPAAVPAGGRQAGRCASCRKRVGLTGFACRCGATFCGVHRYPERHACAFDFRAAGRDAIARANPVVKGDKLKDKV